In Methylomonas sp. MK1, the genomic stretch GAAAGCGGTTGCAGGCCGCGGTTTGCGCCAATTGACTCATGGATACATATAAGTAGCGTTTTAACTCCAGCTGTAAGGGCCTGCTACGTTCCAGTTCCTGTAAAAACAGTGGCACGCTTATACGCAATGCCGAACCTGCGCCTTGCACCAGCGCTTGAAATGGCGCGATATCGACACCCAATGTCAGGGTGATGCCCAAAATACCTTCGTCCCCGATTAAACCCACTTCCAGACCGGTATCGCCATCGACCGGCGTTACCAGGGAAATAAAACTATCGATTGGAAAATACACATGCGGAATCTTGGTGCCAGCTAGATAGAGCACTTCCGCAAAGCTTAGATCGACCGGTTCGCAGTGAGCAAGCAAGTGCTGGCGGTCACTATCCGGTAGGGCATTCAAGAGGCGATTGGCCGCGGGAACAGCGGGTATGGACGACACTAGCGTTCTCCGGCGGTGTGTTGAGGTAGCCCGACAGAAGATAACAGATGCGAACAGATGTAAATCGCTATGCCGGTGCTGGTCAGCGGCTTTACGCCAGCTGTTTGGGGGGCAGGTTAGCGGTTAGGGAATTGCTTGTCTGTATGTTAGCGCACGTACTTACAACTAACTAAGCAGGTTCCGGTTCATAAGATTAGTTTTGATTTGTTCGAGCGTATGTGCCCCAGCGTACAGACTTCAGCAAGGCGCTGCCGTAATCTAGTGCCAGCTTAGGTGGAATCACCCAGCAGCCGGGATGTAGACATTCAGTAATAGTTCGGTCGTCGCGGTTTTAGAGCAGGATGCCAGCTCTTGAGCAGCTTTTATTTAAGCGAGCGATAGTGGTTATTTTGCACCTTTATAGAATATATACACCGGGTAAATTTATGAAAATTAGACACTTTTTAATGGCATTGCTGTTATCTTTCGGATCATTGGCCGCGCATGCCGCCGGTAGTCCGTTGAACGAAAGCTTTACCAATCTGCTCGCTCTATCCAACAACGCCTTGGAAGTAGGCAAGACTGGCGATACCAAAGCCTTTATAGAGAGCGCTACGGTCGCTTGGGAGGCAATGAAAGTTCAAAATGAAAAGGGTAGCTCCATTCGTCTACAACGGGCTAACGCCAAATTAAAAGCGGCGATAAAAGCTGCTAAAGCCGGCAACTTGCAAGAAGGTATTGCCGAGGTTGAACAAGGCATAGAAGAAATGAAATTGGCAAAGGTTAACGGACAGTAACAACTACGCTATCCGTTAAAAGCAGTTTTATGTTTTAGTACATCTACAAAGCCGGTCATCACCGGCTTTTTTTGTGGCTGGTGCTCAACGATATTGGTTCACCGTTTTGGCTTGGGGAGGCTTTGTCATGCCGATGAAGGGGAAGAAACTAAGCGGGGGAAGATGCGGATTGGTGCTACTATTCAACTGTTGGTCACAAACACGAAGACCCGCAACTTAAAGCAATATATGTAATGCCCATCTCGTTATGAATCCCGCCGACTTACGCCGCTATGCCGAGCAAAAGCTCGCCGCTCGTCCGCTGAAAAGCAAAAAATCGCCAAACGACGAACAGCGCTTGCTGCATGAGTTGCTGGTGCATCAGATTGAACTGGAAACAGTTATCGAAAATTTACGCCATACGCAAGACGAGTTGGCGGTATCACAGGCGCGTTATTTCGATTTATACGATTTGGCGCCGGTAGGCTATTTGACCGTCAGTGCGCATGACATCATCCTGGAAGCCAATCTTACCGCCACTCAATTACTGGGCGTGCCGCGCCATACTTTGCATTCCCAAGTCCTAAGCCGCTACATCGCCTTTGCCGACCAGGACATTTATTATCTGCACCGCAAAGCGCTAATGGAAAGCAAGCAAGCGCAGACCTGCGAACTTAATTTTGTAAAGGCGGACGGCGCCGACTTCTGCGTCAGACTGGAAATGAATCTGGCGATTGCCGCCGATGGCGAGCAGATTCTGCGGATTGTAATCAGCGACGTTAGTCGGGAAAAAACCAAAGACCAATTTTTACGCCAGGCGGCGGCCATGTTCGAAACCGCCCGCGAAGGCGTGATGGTTACCGATGCCGATATGCGGATTTTGGTGGTTAATCGGGCTTTTAGCGAATTAACCGGCTATTCGGCGGATGAAGTGTTAGGAAAAACGCCGAAAACCCTGAAGTCCGGCCGGCAGGACCAAGCCTTTTACGTGGATATGTGGGGGCAGATTAACGACAGCGGTTATTGGCAAGGCGAAATTTGGAATCGGCGCAAGGACGGCGAGATTTATCCGCAAATGCTCAGCATCAGCGCGGTACGCGACGAAAATAATCGGGTGACGCATTACGTTGGGGTGTTTTCCGATATTTCCCAGCTTAAGGATGCGGTCGCCCGCCTGGAGTTTTTGGCTCACCACGATCCTCTAACCAGTTTGCCTAATCGTTTGTTATTGTTTGCGCGCCTGGAACATTGCATAGGCTTGTCGCGCCGCGAACGGAAAGCGGCGGCCTTGTTGATGCTCGATCTGGATCGATTTAAAGACGTTAACGACAGCTTCGGCCATTTGGCCGGCGACGAGCTGCTGCAACAAGTGGCGGCAAAATTAAGCAGCCGGCTGCGCGGCATCGACACCGTGACCCGTCTGGGCGGCGACGAATTTGCCATATTGCTGGAAGATTTGGCGCATCCGCAGGATGCGGCGCTGGTAGCCGCCGAGATTATCGAATCGCTCAACGAACCGTGGCGTTTGTCCAACGGTTCCGAAGTGCGGGTTGGTGTCAGCATAGGCATCAGTTTACTGCCGGAACATGGCAACAGCTCCGAAGAGCTTTTGCAACACGCGGACGCGGCTTTATATCGCGCCAAAGCGGAAGGGCGCGGTAATTTT encodes the following:
- a CDS encoding Crp/Fnr family transcriptional regulator: MSSIPAVPAANRLLNALPDSDRQHLLAHCEPVDLSFAEVLYLAGTKIPHVYFPIDSFISLVTPVDGDTGLEVGLIGDEGILGITLTLGVDIAPFQALVQGAGSALRISVPLFLQELERSRPLQLELKRYLYVSMSQLAQTAACNRFHLVEARLARWLLMTHDRAHADTFHVTHIFLAYILGVRRVGITKAALSLQEQKLISYRRGDITVLDRGGLEGAACECYRTERDTYERILGA
- a CDS encoding putative bifunctional diguanylate cyclase/phosphodiesterase, with protein sequence MNPADLRRYAEQKLAARPLKSKKSPNDEQRLLHELLVHQIELETVIENLRHTQDELAVSQARYFDLYDLAPVGYLTVSAHDIILEANLTATQLLGVPRHTLHSQVLSRYIAFADQDIYYLHRKALMESKQAQTCELNFVKADGADFCVRLEMNLAIAADGEQILRIVISDVSREKTKDQFLRQAAAMFETAREGVMVTDADMRILVVNRAFSELTGYSADEVLGKTPKTLKSGRQDQAFYVDMWGQINDSGYWQGEIWNRRKDGEIYPQMLSISAVRDENNRVTHYVGVFSDISQLKDAVARLEFLAHHDPLTSLPNRLLLFARLEHCIGLSRRERKAAALLMLDLDRFKDVNDSFGHLAGDELLQQVAAKLSSRLRGIDTVTRLGGDEFAILLEDLAHPQDAALVAAEIIESLNEPWRLSNGSEVRVGVSIGISLLPEHGNSSEELLQHADAALYRAKAEGRGNFKYFSEDLTQAALRRINLESLLRRALRRQELLVYYQPQVDISTGRIIGAEALLRWHHAEEGVIPPSQFIPVAEEIGLIAEIGEWVLKEVCRQGRRWLDAGLAPIKLAVNLSPHQLRHGDIAASIAAILSQTGFPPELLELELTESALMERETEVVLVLCKLQALGVRLAIDDFGTGYSSLAYLKHFPLDILKIDKTFIDDIPQLEDDKEIASAIIGMGHTLRLQVLAEGVETQEQLDFLQEHGCDFYQGYLKSPALAAAEFSALLQSQL